The Castanea sativa cultivar Marrone di Chiusa Pesio chromosome 11, ASM4071231v1 genome contains a region encoding:
- the LOC142617009 gene encoding putative disease resistance protein RGA1, whose translation MAEAILFGPAQKMIANLGSQTFQEIGSLWAVKGELEKIKNTVSAIKAVLLDAAEKRSHDHQVKDWLQKLNDAVYDADDLLSEFSTEAMRRRSGSKNKATKEARTFFSKSNQLAFRGKMSSKIKAMRQKLNAIAEDRKNFRLEEYHAETNVVSRKREPTHSFVREEKVIGREDDRKAIIELLLDSNVEENVSVIPIVGIGGLGKTTLAQYVYNNEKVKNYFELKMWVCVSDIFELKIIIEKIIASATGNAPINLKMDQLQSQIRKKIDPKKYLLVLDDLWNEDRGKWLNLINILMGGSKGSKIIITTRSRFVAKITHTVSPHILKGLSEEQSWFLFEQVAFSKGQVTNNPTLVRIGREIVKICQGVPLAIMSIGHVLYCKETEFEWVLVKNNLLANVIEGNEIFPILKLSYDNLPSHLKSCFAYCSLFPKDYEMNKETVIQLWIAQGFVQSSNKNQQLEDVGDDYFKDLLWRSFFEEVKTYNGLRYKMHDLIHDLAKAVAGEECKLVSFDGKNINEKNCHVSCPFHIGSSFIESLRFLVKAVKVCSFLLTFSEKNSGALEESTLNTIILSFKSLRALDLHALEITSIPNSIGKLIHLKYLDLSFNRDIKTLPDSITTLLNLQVLKLNGCEGLKELPKKFRELVSLKHLYNHGCDNLSHMPCRLGQMTSLQTLPLFIVSTSSHTGGLGELKDLNSLRGTLEITHLECLEESNSESIVVNLREKQHLEKLILKWYHQDQVDNNEDLKLPMHTH comes from the coding sequence ATGGCTGAAGCAATCCTATTTGGTCCTGCACAGAAAATGATTGCAAATTTGGGCTCTCAGACTTTCCAAGAGATTGGATCACTATGGGCTGTCAAAGGTGAGCttgaaaaaatcaagaacacTGTGTCCGCAATTAAAGCTGTACTTCTGGATGCAGCGGAGAAACGGAGCCATGACCATCAAGTCAAGGACTGGCTCCAAAAGCTCAACGATGCAGTTTATGATGCTGATGACTTGTTGAGTGAGTTTTCCACTGAAGCTATGCGGCGAAGATCAGGGAGTAAGAATAAAGCCACAAAAGAGGCACGTACTTTCTTTTCAAAGTCAAACCAACTAGCTTTTCGTGGTAAGATGAGTAGTAAAATAAAGGCAATGAGGCAAAAACTAAATGCGATAGCAGAAGATAGGAAAAACTTTCGCTTGGAAGAATACCATGCAGAGACAAATGTTGTGAGTAGGAAGAGGGAACCAACTCACTCGTTTGTACGTGAAGAAAAAGTTATTGGGAGGGAAGATGATAGAAAGGCTATCATAGAGCTATTATTGGACTCTAATGTAGAAGAGAATGTTTCGGTCATTCCCATTGTGGGGATAGGGGGACTAGGGAAGACTACACTTGCTCAATATGTGTACAATAATGAGAAagtcaaaaattattttgagttaaaaatGTGGGTATGTGTGTCTGATATCTTTGAGttgaaaataattattgaaAAGATCATAGCATCTGCTACAGGCAATGCACCTATAAATCTGAAAATGGATCAATTACAAAGTCAAATTCGCAAAAAAATTGATCCAAAAAAATACTTACTTGTATTGGATGACCTATGGAATGAAGACCGTGGAAAATGGCTTAActtgattaatattttaatgggtgGTTCAAAAGGAAGTAAAATTATCATAACCACTCGTAGTAGATTTGTTGCAAAGATTACACACACAGTTTCACCACATATTCTCAAAGGTCTCTCTGAAGAACAGTCATGGTTTTTATTTGAGCAAGTGGCATTTAGTAAAGGGCAAGTGACCAATAATCCTACATTAGTTAGGATTGGAAGGGAGATTGTAAAAATATGCCAAGGGGTACCCCTTGCCATAATGTCCATAGGACATGTGTTATATTGTAAGGAAACAGAATTTGAATGGGTACTCGTGAAGAATAATTTACTAGCAAATGTAATTGAAGGAAATGagatttttccaattttaaagTTGAGTTATGATAATCTCCCATCACATTTAAAGAGTTGTTTTGCTTATTGCTCTTTGTTTCCCAAAGATTATGAGATGAATAAGGAAACAGTGATACAATTATGGATAGCACAAGGATTTGTCCAAtcatcaaacaaaaatcaacaaTTAGAGGATGTTGGTGATGACTATTTTAAGGATTTACTTTGGAGGTCCTTCTTTGAAGAAGTAAAGACTTACAATGGCTTAAGATACAAGATGCATGATTTAATTCATGATCTTGCAAAAGCTGTTGCAGGCGAGGAGTGCAAGCTTGTTAGTTTTGATGgcaaaaatattaatgaaaaaaattgtcatgtaTCATGTCCATTTCACATTGGCTCATCTTTTATTGAATCTTTAAGGTTTTTGGTTAAAGCAGTCAAGGTATGTTCATTTCTTCTGACATTTAGTGAGAAGAACTCCGGTGCCTTGGAGGAGTCAACGTTGAATACAATTATTTTGAGTTTCAAGAGCTTGCGTGCATTAGATTTACATGCATTGGAGATTACATCAATACCAAATTCTATAGGGAAGTTAATACATCTAAAGTACCTCGATCTTTCTTTTAATCGGGATATTAAAACTCTCCCTGATTCAATTACTACATTGTTGAATTTGCAAGTACTAAAACTTAATGGTTGTGAAGGTCTTAAAGAATTACCCAAAAAGTTTAGAGAATTGGTTAGCCTCAAACATCTTTATAATCATGGTTGTGATAATTTGAGTCATATGCCTTGTAGATTAGGGCAAATGACTTCACTTCAAACATTACCATTATTCATTGTGAGCACCTCCTCCCACACTGGTGGATTAGGTGAATTGAAGGACCTAAACAGCCTGCGAGGAACATTAGAGATCACACATTTGGAATGCTTGGAAGAATCTAACTCAGAATCCATTGTTGTGAATTTAAGGGAAAAGCAACATcttgaaaaattgatattaaaatGGTATCATCAAGATCAAGTAGATAATAATGAAGATTTGAAGTTACCTATGCATACACATTGA
- the LOC142617649 gene encoding stromal 70 kDa heat shock-related protein, chloroplastic-like, with protein MRRPNRLVSYKVVRDENGNVKLKCPAIGKRFAAEEISAQVLRKLVEDASKFLNDGVSKAVITVPAYFNDSQRTATKDAGRIAGLDVLRIINEPTAASLAYGFEKKNNEAILVFDLGGGTFDVSA; from the exons ATGAGGAGGCCAAACAGATTG GTGTCCTACAAGGTCGTGAGGGATGAAAATGGCAATGTGAAGCTCAAGTGTCCGGCCATAGGCAAGCGATTTGCAGCTGAGGAGATTTCTGCACAGGTATTGAGGAAGCTTGTGGAGGATGCATCCAAGTTTCTGAATGATGGGGTGAGTAAAGCAGTGATCACAGTGCCGGCGTACTTCAATGATTCGCAGAGGACAGCTACGAAAGATGCAGGTCGCATTGCAGGGTTAGACGTCCTGCGAATAATCAATGAACCTACTGCTGCTTCGCTTGCTTATGGgtttgagaagaaaaacaatGAGGCCATCCTGGTTTTTGACCTTGGAGGTGGTACTTTTGACGTTTCAG CTTGA